GCCTCAACCCCAGcctcagcctcagcctcagCCTCAACCTCAGCCTCAACCTCAACCCCAGCCTCAGCTTTAACCTCAGCCTCAACCTCAACCTCAGCCTCAACCTCAGCCTCAACCTCAACCTCAGCCTCAGCCTCAACCCCAGCCTCAGCCTCAGCCTCAAcctcagcctcagcctcagcctcagCTTTAACCTCAGCCTCAACCCCAGCCTCAGCCTCAACCTCAACATCAACCTCAGCCTCAGCCTCAACCTCAGCCTCAACCCCAGcctcagcctcagcctcagCTTTAACCTCAGCCTCAAACCCAGCCTCAGCCTCAACCTCAACATCAACCTCAACCTCAGCCTCAGCCTCAAcctcagcctcagcctcagcctcagcctcagCCTCAACCCCAGCCTCAACCTCAACCTCAACATCAACCTCAGCCTCAACCTCAGCCTCAGCTTTAACCTCAGCCTCAGCCTGAACCTCAGCCTCAAcctcaacatcaacatcaacctCAGCCTCAGCCTCAACATCAACCTCAGCCTCAGCCTCAACCTCAGACTCAGCCTCAACCCCAGCCTCAGCCTCAGCCTCAACCTCAGCCTCAACATCAACCTCAACATCAACCTCAGCCTCAGCCTCAACCTCAGCctcaacctgtgtgtgtgtgtgtgtgtgtgtgtgtgtgtttttccaacaATTTTGGAACATTAGCTCCCTTGCTCTCTTCTCAGTGGCTAAGGAAGTCAATGCTAGCTTTTACGGTGCGTCCGGTGGACACATCTACTGCCATGGCCCGGATCTCTGTGTCACCAAACTGCATGAGCGTCTGGATCTCGCGGCGCGGTGCTGTGCTTTCCGTTCCGCTTACATCCAAACGAAGTGTCCCACACTTCCTGACGCCCGGCTCGCTGATGAAGCCCGCCTTCTCCTTCTCGGAGCAGTAGACGTGGATGACGATCACCTGCTGAGAGGGCTTGGCCGGCGTGTAGCTCCGCTTCACCATCTCACCCAGGGCCACCGACTGGTCAGCGGCGATGAAGGTGTCAAAGACGTCGGTGCACCAGCGCGTGCCATCCTTCACCAGCAGCTTCTCCGGCGGGTGCTTGCCGTCCACGAAGCGGTTGAGGACGCCCACCCCGTATGTGAGCGGTGCGCGGCGGACTTTAATGATGCTGGGGTCCAGGCCGAACAGCACAGCGCCCTTTAGGATAGTGAGGCCAACATCGTGGGGGATGATGATGCGGCTGCGGCCCTGGAGCATGTCCTGGACAGCGTGCTGCAGCAGGGGGGACTCAGCGAAACCTCCCACCAGGAACAGGAACTTAATGTCGCTCACCTCTGGCTTCTCAAAGAGTTCCGCTGTAAGACAAAAACAGACTCTCAACTGATGGGTACAGGAAGCATAGCATACACTAGGAGTGACTATTCGTGATGTGGGGATGTTAATGGATGTGCCCTGAAGAGTTACTTGTAACCCCAGAACCAGGTTGCACCAGCTATGTGTAAGTATGAAAGTAGACTAGTTTGAATATCAGATTTAACTTAGGTCATgaattgccagaccttcctccacagcgctggaggaacttgttttggtgaaacgtgtgtactttcaaaagtagttttagtcgtgcaagagaaaactcagattggacccGGCAGAGACctgaacgccaacacaaagaaagaggaaggtgataGACACCCGCCAAAATGAGGGACACCTGGCAGAAATTCCCACGGCACCGGAGCAAACCCGGAAATGAAACGCCGTTGATATAGAGGCTCTACTAACATTTTAAGGGTTCACAAGTTGAAATAGTTCTAAAGTAGACACAAGTTAAAACTATAATCTTACACCTAGCTTTTAGTAGGTATAAAATCCACCTTAAAATCGCTTGTCATGGTGCATAGTTTTAAAAGGTGGGATAACTTGGAGGACGAGATCCAACCCCTTGGATATCAATGATGATTGGGATTAatagtcttttgttttcattgagtGGAGGGACAGAGGATTACTGACCTGCTGGCAGCAGGCTCTGGTTAGGTAACAACTACTCATTCATAACAGTTTGCCATTGTAGGTATCATTGTGTTGGTTCTAAcgttaaaatgtaatttgccGATCAATAACAGGGTAACTTTAGCATGATATCAGCCCACGTTGTAGATGAcgttttcaccttgtgtgtgtAGGTCTCTGGTTTACCTACtgagtgagatatctcacttctatcctatctttgttgggagctgcacatgctcagtatttcggtaagatcccatcagctagataactctttttccagctttggtcagtccaaggcaggattagctggtgtgtgtgtgtgtgtgtgtgtgtgtgtgtgtgtgtgtgtgtgtgtgtgtgtgtgtgtgtgtgtgtgcgcgtgtgcgtgtacATCTGTGCGAGTGTTGGAATGTGGCTTACTGAGATGTTGGATGATGTGGTCTATGGTGGACTTGAAGAGAGAATTCATAGCATCTGGACTCATCCTCAGCATCCCCTGAGACGACCATTTAACAAAGTCCACACTAGGAGAGGGCATGAGAGTAAATGGATGAGTGTAAAGGGCTCAGAGGCTGTATTATAATGTTAATGACAACAATTTCACATATCAATATATGACAATATGACAAGGGTTTGCCAAATCATACATCAAATTAAAATCAGTAACAGTTGAATCCGTGGAAGCCAGACTGACGCGGCCCCTCCATTATATCATGAATGAAACCGCGTAAATGTCTGCGAGACCGGAACACACAGCGGTACGTGTGTGCAGAAAGTATGTCAGAGCATTTTTGAATCTTTGCAGCCCGGACAGATGAATCAGCAAATATTTACAAGAGGTGTTCTTTAAAATGAAGCATGATTGTGCAACTgtagcattttaaatgtattcataataTGTTTTTGGTGGAGAGATTGAAAGAAAAGTGGATTTTCAGATCAGCTACTGTGTTCCCCAGCTTAAAAACCAGAGGCAGAAAGTAGTGACAGCCTCCTGGTTTTTTCTATGTCCCTCATTTGTGTCTCTTGAGGCCTACAAACACATCTCTACAAATCCTGAGAGAATCAATAGCATCCATCTGctgtgattctgtgtgtgtgattcatgTACAGGATGTGCACATGGGAGTGTGATGTCGTTAATGTCGGCCCCTCCCAGGTTTTTTTCAGCCCATTTAGATAGACACTTCCAGTTAGTTGTCTGAGGAGCCTTGCGCACGCTGAGAGCTCCAGTTTCAGCCatatacatttctttcaatgtCCTTCCCTGCGGGATTATAAAAATCCACCCAGACATGAGACAGGACCATTAAAATCTAGACTCCACGCGGGTCCCAGAAGTCAGTCGTTATAGTACTCTAATGGCTTGAAGTGAAAAGTTACATCATCATTTATATCTTCTCTGTCAACCACCAAGTGCTAATGctgtgctctttttttaataataagtgAATTTTTACCACATCTGAAGTGACCATGCTACACCCTACTTAAAATGATTAGCATTTTCACACTTTtccatgttattgtttttttctatttgaaaCAAGTCTTTTCAAGCTTCCTGTCAACTCTGCTTTCTTTAATTACCATAAACGTCACCCACCATGTGTCATCAGACTACCACTGGTAACAGCCTCTGGTAGTGCCTTTGGCAGTAGTATGAGTAAAAACAATGATGGAAACCCATTCCTCTAAAGCAGTTGCATGTTTCTAGAAAAAGTGCTGTTCACGTACCCTTGTATTCATTTTATcattaaatacagtttaatgAGGTACTATAATGTGGTGAAAAGATGAAATGTGAcaactcacttttttttttgaaaactgttTCCCAAGCTCACATTTTGCCATTGgaagtgaaaattaaaaacagtgcTTCTTTACAGTAATGGATAACTACCTATCTATTTTTGTTCAGGGTATTACAAGTCCCTCGTAGCCTCCTATGAaggaggatctggctagtccacacagcgttccTAGATGGGAGAAAGCctactctggtttattgtcatttgttttaaccaatcataatcgtcttgggcggagcTAACCTCCAGAAGGAGCAGCGGGGCCTCTGCTGAATAGTCTCAAGAAGGAagttgttctggtggaacatgtgaacgttcaaaagtagttttagtcgtcaacagaaaacggACAGATAcaaacagatagtctagctagctgtctggatttaccctgcagagatctgaggaccaggtaaccatagtcctcagattggacagatagtctagctagctgtctggatttaccctgcagagatctgaggccCAGGTAACCATAGCCCGCAGATTgggcagatagtctagctagctgtctggatttaccctgcagggatctgaggaccaggtaaccatagtcctcagattggacagatagtctagctagctgtctggatttaccctgcagggatctgaggaccaggtaaccatagccgcagattgggcagatagtctagctagctgtctggcttTACTCAGTAGTCTTGAGGTACTCACTTGCTTTTGCGCAGGGCGTGTTCCACGCTGTGGCCCCTGAACTTCTTGTAGTAGTCGATGAAGGAGAAGGGCAGGTTGATGTTGAGGGGGTTGCTTCTGTCAGGGGCTGCTGCCCTCTTTCTAGACTCAAACGCAATCATCAGGTCCACCCAGGCAGCCGGCCTCTTGACCTTAAATTGATCAATGAAATCCTGGCCAAAGATCCTACAGAGCAGCTTCTCAAATTCATAGTCAATCCCAATCGAGCCATAGGGACCACCTGGGAAAAGAGGGGGTTGTGaatcaaataaaacaggatGAAACTTCTGCTGCATGAAGCAGAGACACATGATGTTAAGCCCTCTTTACCTGAGGCCTTGTAGAGCTCTTTTAGATGTCCCTCTGGAAGACGGATCTGATGGACAGTCAGGTCCACTGTTCCCCCGCCACAGTCTACCACCACATATCGGTCAcctgcacacagaacacacacacatggaacaTGGTGTGCAGTAAGTTGAGGTGCATGGCATCTAAAATGCTTGTTATCTAAATATTCGttaggacagaaaaaaatgttaggATGGAAGTAGGCAAAACTGTAGTACTGAATATTAGTCTCCATTAACATGGAATAACCTGCAGATTCTAATGAAATTGAACAGCCTGGTTCCATTTAATCACTTTAAATTTCTTCTTTATGAGTCCATGTATCCTGAAATTACATGTGCACTTTGAGTTGTTTAACATTCTGTAATTGATTTATGTGTGCACTGTGTATTGCAActgtttattatatattttttactatgttcagtaatgttttatatgtattttaattttataataagAGCATCATGAGAAATGAGAGCTTgctgctgaataaataaaggtgatAACAGCTTCCTCATTGCTCAGACATGCTTCTCTACCACAACCCCGCTGATTTTAAGAACATTCTCAAGGGAGGTGGATCTTTCTGGTCCAGGCCACAGAGAGTACTGCTGACCTACATTTCTCTAGCTGCTTTATCAGCAGTGCAGCAATGAAGggatgaaagaagaagaagtggtaaAGAGAGGGACTCAGGATTGGCTTTGCCACAGATGGACACAACAGTTTGGAAATCAGATGATGTCTAAGTGAAATACAATTAAGGTCATATTTTAGGCCCTGCTTTATTCCTACATGTCATAGGACTTAATGTAGGTGCACACCTCAGGTGGATAGCTCTAGCATTGTCATTCACTGCACTGCTACAACTATTATTTCTAATCCCAGTtctattatatttattgttacGATAAGTGCCATGGCACATCATGCCAACTGCTATATTCATTCTAAGTCATATTCCTCTATATCTGTATTCcagtatcagtgtctctgtgtcccgaGCGGCAGTGACAGATGGTCGCCCGCCAGGATCCGGGTTCTGTCTGAGCTTCCTGTCTGGttaaaggacgtttttcctcaccactgtcacaccaAAGGCTTTCTCTCctggggaattgttgggtccttgtaaattatagagtgtggtctagacctactctatgtgtaaagtgtcttgacaGAACTtctgtttgttatgttttgatactataaataaaattaaattgaatttaattcaaAAGTTCCcagttacatttgttttttactcaAATATCATCTATTGAATCCAACTGAAATAATGTCCAAGTGATTTTTACCTTTTTAGTTCATATGTTTCTATAACTGAAAGGGAGCCAATCTGTCTGACTTTGACTGACATGTTGacagtcacagacacacagtcaagTGTTTCAGCTGTTCCATTATGGAAAGTTATCTAACGGCTCCATGTACATCAGGACTGGGACCATACTGCATGCTTTTGTCCTGATACATGGCTGCCGATTGGATTTGTATTGTGATTGGCTGGTattaggattttctttttcttttttaataaaagcaaaagttgaataataatcttctagagacaatatatcatgagacatgtCAATAAGtgattgttttctaagaagaatgcacattGCATGTTGGTCTGACATTAATTTACTTTGTAAAGAAGaacttaatatttattttctgattctGGTCTAGCGTTACGTAAACAGACCTTTATCAGCCCACCCATGGTCTTTCCTTAAAAGTGGGGCCAGTAGTCCAGAGCCAGTGCGTTTAGCtatgacactaaaggagacttttagcatcaataacaacGTGTCCATATTTTACgggatgggagtgagaatgagaatgtgttggttcAGACAGTTTGCGTAATACTTTCACTTAGACAGGTGTTGCTTCACCTGTCTAACCTTTGACACTGCCCTGTTCCACAGTGTCATCCTACCTGACAGAACCAATGACAAgtactattaaaataaaatccaagttgtaataaacccTAGTTTTCCTTCCAGGACTTTACAACTAAACTGAAGAAGTGGGAAGTTAAGTACAGACATGCATGGCTGTACATGGAGAGtactgggaaaaaaacactttcttcaAATCAATTCACTTTAGAAATCTGGCAACTTGTACTTGCTGTTTTTGTATCTGTATTGTCCTAATTTAGTCACCAAatttttgttataattttttCAATCTAAATGTTTCAAAGTTCTAATGTTGTTTTATCTTTCTATGAAGGTGTGTTCTGTctgtgttcttgttttgttattgtgtaaTTACTCAATGTCGTTGTAAATCATCTTTCAagtttaaataaaggttgaatgaatgaatattagcTAAGCTAAATTGAACTACTTTTGGTACAACCAAAATGGTAATCATTCAATGAAATACAAGTgaacaatataataaaaaatctattaaatgtACAGGTCTCCAGATTGTTACAGTTCCCCCAAAAACCAGCATGCTTTATTTCTACCAAGATCTCTAGAGTTAGTACCTAATATGGCAGATTGGCAGCGTAGGAAACagcaagaagaagaggaaaaagaaagcatAACAGATGagtaaaagaagagagagactCTACCTTCTTCCAGCTCCGACCAAAGCTCCCCTAtgacattttccaccaaaaagGTGCGGCTCTGCCGGTTGCGCCGAACATGCTCCTTTGCTGCTTGTTAACAGAGAGAGAATGTTCTTGTGAGTGGGATGAAGCCGTGGAGCTCTGCTGTGTGGCTCATATATACagtagtggtgtgtgtgtgaggcaagCAGCAAGCTGTGGTGCACATGGA
This portion of the Etheostoma cragini isolate CJK2018 chromosome 17, CSU_Ecrag_1.0, whole genome shotgun sequence genome encodes:
- the hspa12a gene encoding heat shock 70 kDa protein 12A isoform X3; the protein is MTEKETATEKIISDAMANPSPAKSMGDPGITPLSPSHTQQNDTDQVASEPSFVVVVAIDFGTTSSGYAYAFTKEPECIHTMRRWEGGDPGVSNQKTPTTILLTPDRKFHSFGYAARDFYHDLDPSESKQWLYLEKFKMKLHTTANLSIDTDLHAANGKRVKALDIFAYALAFFKEQALKELSDQTGGEFDNNDVRWVITVPAIWKMPAKQFMREAAYKSGLVSRENPDQLIIALEPEAASIYCRKLRLHQMVDLGTHSTQNGCSPTDNVGGGMTQVSPGHAKEHVRRNRQSRTFLVENVIGELWSELEEGDRYVVVDCGGGTVDLTVHQIRLPEGHLKELYKASGGPYGSIGIDYEFEKLLCRIFGQDFIDQFKVKRPAAWVDLMIAFESRKRAAAPDRSNPLNINLPFSFIDYYKKFRGHSVEHALRKSNVDFVKWSSQGMLRMSPDAMNSLFKSTIDHIIQHLTELFEKPEVSDIKFLFLVGGFAESPLLQHAVQDMLQGRSRIIIPHDVGLTILKGAVLFGLDPSIIKVRRAPLTYGVGVLNRFVDGKHPPEKLLVKDGTRWCTDVFDTFIAADQSVALGEMVKRSYTPAKPSQQVIVIHVYCSEKEKAGFISEPGVRKCGTLRLDVSGTESTAPRREIQTLMQFGDTEIRAMAVDVSTGRTVKASIDFLSH
- the hspa12a gene encoding heat shock 70 kDa protein 12A isoform X1, with product MTEKETATEKIISDAMANPSPAKSMGDPGITPLSPSHTQQNDTDQVASEPSFVVVVAIDFGTTSSGYAYAFTKEPECIHTMRRWEGGDPGVSNQKTPTTILLTPDRKFHSFGYAARDFYHDLDPSESKQWLYLEKFKMKLHTTANLSIDTDLHAANGKRVKALDIFAYALAFFKEQALKELSDQTGGEFDNNDVRWVITVPAIWKMPAKQFMREAAYKSGLVSRENPDQLIIALEPEAASIYCRKLRLHQMVDLGTHSTQNGCSPTDNVGGGMTQAKEHVRRNRQSRTFLVENVIGELWSELEEGDRYVVVDCGGGTVDLTVHQIRLPEGHLKELYKASGGPYGSIGIDYEFEKLLCRIFGQDFIDQFKVKRPAAWVDLMIAFESRKRAAAPDRSNPLNINLPFSFIDYYKKFRGHSVEHALRKSNVDFVKWSSQGMLRMSPDAMNSLFKSTIDHIIQHLTELFEKPEVSDIKFLFLVGGFAESPLLQHAVQDMLQGRSRIIIPHDVGLTILKGAVLFGLDPSIIKVRRAPLTYGVGVLNRFVDGKHPPEKLLVKDGTRWCTDVFDTFIAADQSVALGEMVKRSYTPAKPSQQVIVIHVYCSEKEKAGFISEPGVRKCGTLRLDVSGTESTAPRREIQTLMQFGDTEIRAMAVDVSTGRTVKASIDFLSH
- the hspa12a gene encoding heat shock 70 kDa protein 12A isoform X4 is translated as MTEKETATEKIISDAMANPSPAKSMGDPGITPLSPSHTQQNDTDQVASEPSFVVVVAIDFGTTSSGYAYAFTKEPECIHTMRRWEGGDPGVSNQKTPTTILLTPDRKFHSFGYAARDFYHDLDPSESKQWLYLEKFKMKLHTTANLSIDTDLHAANGKRVKALDIFAYALAFFKEQALKELSDQTGGEFDNNDVRWVITVPAIWKMPAKQFMREAAYKSGLVSRENPDQLIIALEPEAASIYCRKLRLHQMVDLGTHSTQNGCSPTDNVGGGMTQAAKEHVRRNRQSRTFLVENVIGELWSELEEGDRYVVVDCGGGTVDLTVHQIRLPEGHLKELYKASGGPYGSIGIDYEFEKLLCRIFGQDFIDQFKVKRPAAWVDLMIAFESRKRAAAPDRSNPLNINLPFSFIDYYKKFRGHSVEHALRKSNVDFVKWSSQGMLRMSPDAMNSLFKSTIDHIIQHLTELFEKPEVSDIKFLFLVGGFAESPLLQHAVQDMLQGRSRIIIPHDVGLTILKGAVLFGLDPSIIKVRRAPLTYGVGVLNRFVDGKHPPEKLLVKDGTRWCTDVFDTFIAADQSVALGEMVKRSYTPAKPSQQVIVIHVYCSEKEKAGFISEPGVRKCGTLRLDVSGTESTAPRREIQTLMQFGDTEIRAMAVDVSTGRTVKASIDFLSH
- the hspa12a gene encoding heat shock 70 kDa protein 12A isoform X2 — encoded protein: MTEKETATEKIISDAMANPSPAKSMGDPGITPLSPSHTQQNDTDQVASEPSFVVVVAIDFGTTSSGYAYAFTKEPECIHTMRRWEGGDPGVSNQKTPTTILLTPDRKFHSFGYAARDFYHDLDPSESKQWLYLEKFKMKLHTTANLSIDTDLHAANGKRVKALDIFAYALAFFKEQALKELSDQTGGEFDNNDVRWVITVPAIWKMPAKQFMREAAYKSGLVSRENPDQLIIALEPEAASIYCRKLRLHQMVDLGTHSTQNGCSPTDNVGGGMTQVSPGHAAKEHVRRNRQSRTFLVENVIGELWSELEEGDRYVVVDCGGGTVDLTVHQIRLPEGHLKELYKASGGPYGSIGIDYEFEKLLCRIFGQDFIDQFKVKRPAAWVDLMIAFESRKRAAAPDRSNPLNINLPFSFIDYYKKFRGHSVEHALRKSNVDFVKWSSQGMLRMSPDAMNSLFKSTIDHIIQHLTELFEKPEVSDIKFLFLVGGFAESPLLQHAVQDMLQGRSRIIIPHDVGLTILKGAVLFGLDPSIIKVRRAPLTYGVGVLNRFVDGKHPPEKLLVKDGTRWCTDVFDTFIAADQSVALGEMVKRSYTPAKPSQQVIVIHVYCSEKEKAGFISEPGVRKCGTLRLDVSGTESTAPRREIQTLMQFGDTEIRAMAVDVSTGRTVKASIDFLSH
- the hspa12a gene encoding heat shock 70 kDa protein 12A isoform X5; this translates as MTEKETATEKIISDAMANPSPAKSMGDPGITPLSPSHTQQNDTDQVASEPSFVVVVAIDFGTTSSGYAYAFTKEPECIHTMRRWEGGDPGVSNQKTPTTILLTPDRKFHSFGYAARDFYHDLDPSESKQWLYLEKFKMKLHTTANLSIDTDLHAANGKRVKALDIFAYALAFFKEQALKELSDQTGGEFDNNDVRWVITVPAIWKMPAKQFMREAAYKSGLVSRENPDQLIIALEPEAASIYCRKLRLHQMVDLGTHSTQNGCSPTDNVGGGMTQGDRYVVVDCGGGTVDLTVHQIRLPEGHLKELYKASGGPYGSIGIDYEFEKLLCRIFGQDFIDQFKVKRPAAWVDLMIAFESRKRAAAPDRSNPLNINLPFSFIDYYKKFRGHSVEHALRKSNVDFVKWSSQGMLRMSPDAMNSLFKSTIDHIIQHLTELFEKPEVSDIKFLFLVGGFAESPLLQHAVQDMLQGRSRIIIPHDVGLTILKGAVLFGLDPSIIKVRRAPLTYGVGVLNRFVDGKHPPEKLLVKDGTRWCTDVFDTFIAADQSVALGEMVKRSYTPAKPSQQVIVIHVYCSEKEKAGFISEPGVRKCGTLRLDVSGTESTAPRREIQTLMQFGDTEIRAMAVDVSTGRTVKASIDFLSH